The Streptomyces sp. R28 region GCCGGCTCGGGCAGGGCCGTACGGTCCAGCTTGCCGTTGCCCGTCATCGGCAGGTCGTCCAGCGGCACGAGCGCCTCGGGCACCATGTGGGCGGGCAACTGCCGGGCGCAGTGGGCGCTCACGGCCGCAAGGTCGGCCTCACCGGCTCCGACGACGTACCCGACGAGACGCCGGACACCGCCCTCGTCCTCCCGCACGACCACCGCGGCCTGCACGACGGCCGGATGGGCGGTCAGCACACCCTCGATCTCACCGGGCTCTATCCGCAGCCCTCGGATCTTGAGCTGGCCGTCTGCCCGCCCGCGCAGCTCCAGGGTGCCCTCGGCACGGCGCACGGCGAGGTCGCCGGTGCGGTACATGCGCTCACCGGCCGGGCCGAAGGGGTCGGCGACGAACCGCTCGGCGGTCAGGCCCGGACGGTTCCAGTAGCCGCGGGCCACATGGTCGCCGGCCACATACAGCTCGCCCTCGACGCCGACAGGTACGGGGTTCAGGCGTGTGTCCAGCACATAGGCGCGGGTGTTCCACATGGGCCGGCCGATGGGCACGGGCCCTGTCGGTACCTCGTCGCCGGGTTCGATGCGGTGGTCGGTACAGCCGACGGTGAGTTCGGTCGGGCCGTAGTGGTTGATCAGCCGTACATGCGGGTGCTCGCGGCGCCACTGGCGCAGGGCCTCGCCCACGAGTGCCTCGCCGCCGAGCATGAACTCCTCGTCGGGTGACAGGTCGTGCGGGAGCGCGGGCAGCAGCGGGAGATGGCTGGGGGTGGCCTTGAGGAAGGTGTAGCCGCTGCGCAGCGGGGCGGCGCCCGCCTCGTGGAAAGCGGCGATGTGCACGCGCCCGCCGGCGGCGAGCGCCCCGTGCAAGGTGGTCACCGTGGCGTCGAAGGACATGGTGGCGTGCAGCAACGAGGTGCCCCGCAGGCTCGGGTACGCCTCCACGCAACGGGCCACGTAGGTGGTGAGGTTGCGGTGCTCGACGACGACACCCTTGGGACGGCCTGTGGTGCCGGAGGTGTAGATCAGATAGGCGGGATCGGCGGGCCGGGCCTTTGCGAGAGGCGCGTCGGGGTCCTCCGGTGCGGCGTCCGGGGACACGACGGGACAGGCCACGGGCTGCCGGTCCCGGGTGATCAGGCACACCGGGGCCGCGTCGGAGAGCAGGTGGGCGGTGCGCTCGGCCGGATGCTCGGGGTCCAGCGGCAGATAGGCGGCACCCGACTTGAGCACGGCCAGCACGGCGACCGCGAGGTCGACCGAGCGCGGCAGCGAGAAGGCGACGACACGGCCCGGCCCGGCACCGTACGACGCCAGCACGCGCGCCAACTTGCCTGCACGCTCACTGAGTTGACAGTACGTCAGCATGACTGAGGCGTCTTCGACTGCCACGGCGTCCGGCGTCCGCGCCGCCCGCGCCTCGAACATCCGGGGGAAGGTGGTGCCCGGGACCTCCCGTGCCGTGTCGTTGAACTCCACGACCAGGCGGTGCCGTTCGCCGTCCGCGAGGATGTCGAGCGCCCCGATCGCCCGGTCGGGATCGTCTACGGCAGCACGCAGCAGCCGTACCAGCCGGGCGGCCAACTCCTCGGCCGTACGACGGTCGAAGAGGTCGGCGCTGTACTGGAGCACGCCCTCGATGCCGTCCGGCGAGCCGTCCGCGGCGCGCTGCTCACCCAGGTTGAAGGTCAGGTCGATCTTCGTGGCACCGGTCTCCACGGGCAGCGTCCGGGACTGGAGTCCGGGGAGGTCGAGGCTCGGGTCGGCGGTGGGCCGGAAGGCGAGCATCACCTGGAAGAGCGGGTGCCGGGCCGGCGAGCGCGGCGGGTTGAGCGCCTCGACCAGGTGCTCGAACGGCAGGTCCTGGTGGGCGTAGGCCGCCAGATCGGTCTCTCTGACCCGGCCCAGCACGTCCCGGAAGGTCGGGTCGCCGGAGGTGTCGGTGCGCAGCACCAGGTTGTTGAGGAAGCAGCCGACCAGATCGTCGAGCGCCTCGTCGGCACGTCCCGCGACCGGCGTGCCGATCGGGATGTCGGTGCCCGCGCCGAGTCGGGTGAGCAGGGCGGCGAGACCTGCCTGCACGGCCATGAACACGGTCGTGCCGGTCGCGGTGGCCAGTGAACGCAGCCTCCGGTGCAGATCGGCGTCGAGCCGGACCTGGATGTCGCCGCCCCGCAGGGTGGGGCGGGCCGGGCGCGGGCGGTCGGCGGGGAGCGGGAGCTCCCCGGGGAGTCCGTCGAGCACCTCACGCCAGTGGGCGAGTTGACGGTCCTGGTCGTGGCCGAGGACGTCCTGCTGCCAGGCGCCGTAGTCGGCGTACTGGAGGGGCAGCGGCGCCCAGTCCGGGGCTCGCCCCGTCAGCCGGGCCCGGTAGGCGGTCGCCAGGTCCCGGACGAGGGGGTCCAACGACCAGCCGTCGGCGGCGATGTGGTGCAGGACGAGAAGGAACACACGGTCCTCGGGCGCGAGGACGACGAGATGAGCACGGAGCGGGATCTCCTCGCCGATCCTGAAGCCGATGGACGCCAACTCACCCAGCTTGTCCGCCAGTTCGGCCTCATGGCGGACGGTGTCGATCCGCAACTCGGGTCGTACGGCGTCCAGCACCCGCTGGCAGGGAATCCCGTCCGCGTCCGGGTACACGGTGCGCAGGATCTCGTGCCGGGCGACGACGTCGGCCAGTGCGGCGCGCAGCGCGTCCGCGTCGAGCGGCCCGCCGGTCAGTCGTACGGCGAGCGGGATGTTGTAGGCGGCGCCGGGCCCTTCCAGCCGATGCAGGAACCACAGTCGGCGCTGGGCCGACGACACAGGGGGCTCGCCCTGTACGGTCTGCGCGGGCCGTGCTGTCTGTGCCGTCCGTGCGGCCTGTGGTGTCTTTGCCGTCCGTGCCGTCGGCCTGCGAGCGGGACGCGGTCGTACGGCCGTCCCCGTGCCGAGCAGCCGGGCCAGCCCGGCCGGCGTGGGGGCACGGAACACGTCGCGCAGGGTCAGCTCGGTGCCGAGCGCGCCGCGGATACGGCCGAGGAGCCGCAGCGCGAGCAGCGAATGGCCGCCGAGGGCGAAGAAACCGTCACCGGGACCCACCTCGTTCAGGCCCAGGACATCGGCGAACAGGCCGCACAGGAGCTCTTCGTACGGCGTACGGGCGGTGGCGGGCACGGGTGCCGTCCCGCTCGGCGGCGACGGCAGCGCGGCCCGGTCGAGCTTGCCGTTGGCCGTGAGCGGCAGCCGGTCCAGGACCACGACGGCCGAGGGCACCATGTAGTCGGGCAGATGGGCCGCGAGGTGGTCGCGCAGGTCGTCCGGTGCCGGTGACTCGCCCTCGGCGGGGACTGCGTAGGCCACCAGGCGACGGTCGCCGGTCCGGTCCTCGCGGACGACGGCGACCGCCTGGGCGACCCCGGGCCGGCCGGCGAGGGCCGCCTCGATCTCTCCGGGCTCGATACGGAAGCCGCGCAGCTTGATCTGGCCGTCGGCCCGGCCATGGAACTCGAGTTCGCCGTCCGGCGTCACGCGGACGTGGTCTCCGGTGCGGTACATGCGGGCGCCGGGCGGGCCGAAGGGGTCGGCGACGAAGCGCTCGGCGGTCGCGTCCGGGCGGTTCAGGTAGCCGCGGGCCACACCGGGGCCGGCGACGTACAGCTCCCCCACCGTGCCCGTCGGAACCGGCTGGAGGGCGCCGTCGAGCACGTGGGCGCGCATGCCGTCCAGCGGGCGGCCGATGGGCAGCGGGTCCGGCACGTCGGCGCCGGGCGGGCAGGGGCGGTACGTGGCGAAGGTGGTCGTCTCGGTCGGGCCGTAGCCGTCGGTGACGGTCAGGCCCGGGCAGGCGGCCTGGACCCGGCGCACGGCGGCGACGGGGACGGCTTCGCCGCCGGTCCACACCTGGCGCAGGCCCGCGAAGCAGCCGGGGTCCTCCTCGGCAGCCAGCCGGAAGAGCCCGGCGGTGAGCCACAGCGAGGTGAGCCCGTGCCGCTCCGTCAGGCGTGCCACGGCTGCGGCGTCCACGTCCTCGTCCGGGTCGGCGACCACGGCGGTGCCGCCGTTCAGCAGCGGCACCCACATCTCGTACGTCGAGGCGTCGAAGGCGGTCGGCGAGTGGACCAGCACGCGCGCGTGGGCGGCACCGTCGAACGCCGGGTCGGTGGCCAGGGCGGTGATGTCGCGGTGGGTGACGGCGACGCCCTTCGGGGTGCCGGTGGAGCCGGATGTGTAGCTGACGTAGGCCAGTTGGGCGGGGTGCACCCGTATGCCGGGGTCGGTGTCCGGTTCAGCGACGAGCGTGGGGTCGGTGGCGGCGACGACTGGCGGGCCGTCGTAGGCATCCTTGGCGGGCTCTGCGTCGGTCGGGTCGCCTTCGGTCGGCTCGGCGTCGGCGGGTTCGGCGTCGGTCAGCAGGACCACCGCCCGCGTCTCGGCCAGGATCCGCCGGGTGCGGGCCCGCGGGGCACGTGGGTCGAGGCCGACGTACGCGCCGCCCGCCTTGAGGACGGCGAGCAACGCGACGACAAGGTGGTCGGAGCGGCGCATCAGGACCGCCACGCGGTCCTCGGAGCGGACACCGAGACCGATCAGACGGTGGGCCAGCCGGTTGGCGCGGGCGTTCAACTCCCGGTAGCTGCCGGCGCGTTCGCCCTGGAGGAGAGCCGTACCGACCGGGTCGACGGTGACGCGAGCCGCGAACAGTGCGGGCACGGTCGTCTCGCCCCGGCGCGCGTCGGTGCCGACGAGCCGTGAGCGTTCCCCGGCAAGGGCCGTCTCGACCCGGCCGACCGGGGTGCCGGGGCCGAGCACGGCCGCCGCGAACTGCTCCAGGAAATGCGCGAACCTGCGGTGATGGGCGGCGAGTTCGGCCTCCGAGTAGTGCGCGCGGCTCGCGTCGAGGTCGACGCGGATGCCGTGGCCGTCCACGCGGTCGTACACGTTGACGGCGAGGTCCTCGACCGGACCGGTGGAGAGGTTGTGGCGAGTGGTCGGGTGCCCGGCGAAGCGCAGCTCCTGCCCGAACGCCATGATGTTGACGACGGGCCCGAAGAACCGCCGCCCGTCCTGCGGCCAGTCCAGTTCCCGGCGCAGGTCCTCGCCCCGCAGGCGCTGGTGGGCCAGCAGCTCGCGGGTGGCGGTCGCGGTCTGGCGTACGAGGTGGAACGCCGCCGTGTCGGGCCGTACGGACAGCCGCAGCGGGAGCACGTTCGAGGCCATGCCCGGCGTGGCGAGTTCCGTCTCACTCTCGCGGGCGGTGACGGCGAGGCCCAGCACGATGTCCCGGGCTCCGGTGAGCCGGTGCAGATAGGCGGCGGTCGCCGCGAGGACGACACGCGACCAGCGGGTCCCGGCACGCTCGGCGGCCGCGTGGACCAAGTCCCCCGCCACTTCGGGGAGATGACCGGTGCGGCGCAGGAAGCGGGCGGCGACCTGGGGCGGGCGCGTGGACAGGCCGACGGGCTCGGGACGGTCGGCGAGGGCACGGTTCCAGTACGCCCGGTCCGCCGCGTGCCGTTCGCCGGAGCGGTACGCCTCGTCGGCGGCGGCCAGTGGGGCGAGCGGCGCGGACGGTGAGGTGTGGGGGGTGCCGGCGATACGGGCGGTGTAGGCGTCGGCGACCCGGCTCGCGATGAGGGAGCAGCTGTAGCCGTCGACGGCGATGTGGTGGTAGCGCTGGTACCAGATCCAGTGGGCGTCCGCGAGTTTCAGCAGCGCGTACCGGAAGAGCGGGGCCCGGTCGAGGTCGAACGGCGTGGCGAAGTCGGCGGCCATCCACGCCTCGGCGGCGGACCGGGCATCGGGCTCGTCCGTGAGGTCGAGGACGGACAGGTCCCAGTCGGGGGCTGCCTCGACGGTCTGGCGCACGGAGTCGTCGGCGGCGGCGAACCGCACCCGCAGCGTCTCGGTGGCGTCCACGACCTGGCGTATCGCGGCCCTGAAGTGCTGGGGGTCGACGGGCCCGTGGATCTCGGTGTACTCGCCCACGTTGTAGGCGGGGCCGGCCGGATCGAGCCGCTGCCCGAACCACATCGAGCGCTGGGCGGCGGACAGATCCAGGTCCAGTACGTCGGTCATCGGCCCTCCGCCACGACGACGGGGCCGGCGCCGGTGAGCAGTCGTTGCACCTGCTCGGCGACGTACAGGGGACCCGTGTCGCGGCCGGGCCAGGGGACGCACAGCCAGGGTTCGGCGGGGATCAGCGCGAGGTCGCGGGCCTGGCGGGCGCGGCCGCCGCCGGTGATGTTGAGGAGCACGAGTTCGTCGCGGCGGACCTGCCCGGCCCGCACCGCGTCGGCCAGCGCGGCGAGGGCGACTCCGGCGCCCGGCTCGATGTCGATGCCCTCGACCTCTTCGAAGAGCGCCATGGCGGCGAGCGCGGACTCGTTGTCGGTACATCGCACGGCGCCGCCGCTCTCGCCGAGCACGTCCCGGACTCCGCCGCGGACGGTGAACGGCGGTCGGCGGTTGGTCAGTTCGCGGGCGAGCGGCTCGTGTTCGCGGTGGGCCGGGGCGGGGCCGGTGTCCCGCCAGGCGTCGTACAGCGGTGTGAAGGGTGTGTTCTGGCACATCAGCAGGCGGGGCAGCGCCTCGTCGCCCGTGCGGAGGCGACGCGCCGTCTCGTGGGCGCCGATGGCCCCGGTACCGCTGCCGACGGCCTGTACGTACGTCTCCGGCAGCCGCCCCAGCTCCTCGGCGGCGGCCCGCATGACGGTGCCGAGGCCGTCACGGCGGCCCACGTTGCGCGCGCCGCCCTCGGCGTGGTGGCCGGGCAGTCGAGCGAGGAGGTCGGCGCAGGCGATGGCGTCGCTGTAGGTGGCGGTGCCGTCGAGGACGACGAGCCGGACGCAGGGGTCGAGCGGGGCGGGGAACCGCATCCGCTCCAGGGCGGGGGCGGGCACGACGAGCAGACAGGGCACCCGGTACTTGGTGGCGGCCCAGGCGAAGGCGGCCGCGGTGTTGCCCGCCGACGGGATCACCAGGACCGGCGGATCGGCGGGCAGCCGACCGAGCACGGTGTACGCCTCCAGGTCCTTGAACGTGCAGGTGGGCAGCTGTGCCCCGCGTTCGGGCCAGTGGCCGTTGAAGGCGACCCACAGCCGGTCGAGGCCGATCCGGCGGCCGAGCCGTTCGGCGGGGAGGACGACCGGGCCCGGCACGTCGGGGAAGGTACGCGCCACCGGCAGCAGCGGGGCATACCGAAACAGCCCGCTGCTTTCGCCGACGCGGGTTCCGGTTCCGTCGTACGCGGTGCGCAGAAATGCCGGTTCGTGGCCACGGGCGCAGTCGAGGAGGAGACCGTCGTCCGCGTAACGAGTTCCGCACGAGGAACAGACGAGTGTGTAGTGACGTGTTCCCGGACGTGCCCCGGACATCTTCGCTCGCCTTCCGCAGTGCCGCATTTCGCTGATCAATTTGACCGTGGTCTTCAGGAAGGGCAGGCGACGGGCGAATTACCTTTTCACAAAGCCAGGTTGACGGATAGGAAGCGCTTACTCATCTCTTACCCAGAGCGACGGACTGTTCAGCTCCGCTTCATCTGCCCTTATCTGCTGGACAGTCGGAAAAGCACATGCCGTGGAGATCATCCGAGGCGCCACAAGCCGTGAGGAAAGGGTGGCGGAAACATGGGTCATACGCCGATGCATACGACTGCGGGGAAAGGGGTGGAGCTCTCCCCCTGGCTCCCGTCCCAGGTTCCGGTTTCCCTTCTGTCGCCGCCTGACAGCACAGCGAACGGGACGTACCGGGAGCCGTCGCCCGAGTCGCTGCTGACGGCGTATCGGAAGATGGTCCTCGGGCGCCGTTTCGACGAGCAGGCGACCGCGCTCGCCCGGCAGGGCAGGCTCGCGGTACACCCGTCGAGCCTGGGCCAGGAGGCGTGTCAGGTCGGTGCCGCGCTCGCGCTGCGCGCCACGGACTGGCTGTTCCCCACCTACCGGGACTGCGTCGCACTGGTCAGCCGCGGGATCGACCCGGTCGAGGCGCTGACGCTGCTGCGCGGCGACGCCCACTGCGGCTACGACCCGCTGCGCCACCGCACCGCTCCGCAGTGCACCCCGCTCGCCACCCACGCCGCGCACGCCACCGGACTGGCCCACGCCGAGCGCCTCAAGGGCGGCGACACCGTCGCCCTGGCACTCGTCGGGGACGGCGCCACCAGCGAGGGCGACTTCCACGAGGCGCTCAATCTGGCGGGCGTGCTGCGCGCGCCGGTGGTCTTCCTCGTGCAGAACAACCGGTACGCCATCTCCGTCCCGCTGTCCGCCCAGTGCGCGGCACCGGGTCTGGCCTACAAGGGCGTCGGCTACGGCGTCCGCGCGGAACAGGTGGACGGCAACGACGCCGCGGCCGTCCTCGCCGTGCTGAGTACGGCGATCGAGGACGCGCGGGCGGGCGGCGGACCGTGGCTGGTCGAGGCGCACACCTACCGCATGGGACCGCACACCAGCGCCGACGACCCCTCTCGCTACCGCCCGGCCGAGGAGGCCGAGCACTGGCGCCGACGCGACCCGATCACCCGCCTGGAGTCCGCCCTGCGCGAGCGCGGCGTGCTGACCCCCGAGGCCGCCGAGGCCGCGACCGCCGAGGCGGAGGCGTACGCCGCCGACCTGCGCGCACGGTTCGCCGAGGACCCCGAACTCACCCCCCTGGCCCTGTTCGACCACGTCTTCGCCTCACCGCCCCCGCACCTGACCGATCAACGGGCCGCGTTGCGCGCCGAGTTGGAGGGACGCTGACATGACGACGACCGTGGCGATGGCGCAGGCACTCAACGCCGCCCTGCGGGACGCGCTCGGCGCGGACGAGCGCGTCGTGGTCTTCGGCGAGGACGTCGGCCGCCTCGGCGGCGTCTTCCGGGTCACCGACGGGCTCACCGAGGAGTTCGGCGACCGGCGCTGCTTCGACACCCCGGTCAGCGAGGCCGGCATCGGGGGCCTCGCGGTCGGCATGGCGATGGCCGGGTTCCGGCCGGTGGTGGAGATGCAGTTCGACGCGTTCGCCTACCCGGCGTTCGAGCAGATCGCCTCCCACATGGCCAAGATGCGCAACCGGACCCGAGGTGTGCTCCCGCTGCCGCTGGTCGTCCGGATCCCGTACGGCGGCGGCATCGGCGGTGTGGAGCACCACAGCGACTCCAGTGAGGCGTACTACGCGCACACGGCCGGTCTGAAGGTGGTGACGCCGGCGACGGCCGCCGACGCCTATTCCCTGCTGCGCGAGGCGATCGACGACCCGGACCCGGTGATCTTCCTGGAGCCCAAGCGCCACTACTGGACCAAGGAGACGCTCCGACTCCCGGCCCGCACCGAGCCGTTCGGCACCGCCGCGCTACGCCGGCCCGGGAGCGACGCGACGTTGGTGGCGTACGGCCCCTCCGTCGCCGTCGCCCTGGAAGCGGCCCGGGCGGCCGAGGCCGAGGGCCTCGACGTGGAGGTGCTGGACCTGCGCACCCTCGTCCCGCTGGACGACCGTGCGCTCACCGCCTCCGTCCGCCGCACCGGCCGCTGCCTGGTCGTGCACGAGGCGCAGGGCTTCGCCGGGGTCGGCGCCGAGATCGCGGCCCGGGTGCAGGAGCGGTGCTTCGACGCGCTGCTCGCGCCGGTGCTGCGGGTCACCGGCTTCGACATCCCATATCCGCCCCCGCTGCTGGAGGACGCGCATCTGCCGGGCGCCGGGCGGGTGCTGGAGGCGCTGCGCCGGCTGCTGCCGCGCGGTGTCGAGCAACGGTCCCGTCAAGACGCGCCCCCGGCTTCCGACTCGAACGGCAGCACCTTCCATCTGCCCGATCTGGGCGAGGGGTTGGCCGACGCCGAGGTGCTGGAGTGGATGGTCGCGGTGGGCGACACGGTCCGGCAGGACCAGGTCGTGGCCGAGGTGGAGACGGCCAAGTCGGTGGTGACGCTGCCGAGTCCGTACGCCGGTACGGTGACGGCCCTGCACTGCCGGGCCGGCGAGATCGTGCGGGTGGGGGCTCCGTTGCTGACGGTGACTCAACCCGCCTCGGCGGAGCCGGGCTCAGGGGCCGTACTCACCGGCTACGGGACGAACAGGGCGCGGCGGCCCGCACGGGCATCCACCGTCACTGCGGACGCGGACGCGGACGCGGGCACAGACGCAGACGCAGAAGCGCCGACCCGTCCGTCGGACACAGTCACCCGCACACAGCTCGACGCCACTGCCGACAAGTACCTCCGCAGTCACCGCGACACACCCGCCGTCACCATCTGGGCCGACGCCGACGCCACGAACCTCCTCGCCGCCCGGGCCGCACACGGCACCGGCCTGCTGCCGCTGCTCGCGCAGGCGTGCCTGGCCGGGCTCGCCGCCTTCCCCGACCTCAACGCCCGTGTCGACGCCGGCCGCGGGGAGGTCGTCCGCCTTCCCGAGGTGCACCTCGGCTTCGCCGCGCAGACCGCCCACGGCCTGGTCGTCCCCGTGGTCCGGGACGCGCACCGGCTCACCCTGGACGACCTCGCAGCCGAACTGCGCCGCCTGACCGGCCTCGCCCGCGAGGACGCCCTCCCCCTGGACCACCGGACCGGCGGCACCTTCACCCTGAACAACTACGGCCCCCTCGACGTCGACGGCGCCACACCGATCCTCAACCACCCCCAGTCCGCGATGCTCGGCATCGGCCGCATCACGGACCGCCCCTGGGCGGTGGACGGCCTCGTGGAGGTGCGCAAGGTCGTCACCATGTCGCTCACCTTCGACCACCGGGTGTGCGACGGCACCACCGCGGCCGGATTCCTGCGCCATGTCACCGACCGCCTCGTCACCGACCGCCTCGTCACCGACCCCGGCGACTGACGCCGACTGACGGCGGCTGACTCACCGGCGGCTCTCGGGAGAGCGGCGGTCCGCCCTGCGCTGTGCCAGCCACAGGGCGACCTCCTCCGAGATCGGCTGCCCCGTCGCCAGCTCGACGAAGCCGAACTGGCCGCCCTGGTTGCACTCCAGGAACCACCAGATGCCGTGCTCGTCCTCGGCGAAGTCGAAGGCGGCGTACGCCAGTCCGGCGAGAGTGACGTAGTCGTGCACCGACTTGCCGATGCGTTCGGGGACCGGGACCGGCTCCCAGGCGTGCCCGGTGTCGCCGTAGCGTCCGTCGACCTGGCCGGGTTCGGCGGTCTTCCGCGCGGCGAACAGGCGGGTGCCGACACTGGTCAGCCGGATGTCGGCCCGCTTGGGTACGTACCGCTGGAGCAGCGCGGGCCCGGCCGCGACCGCGGAGAAGTCCGCGTCGGGGCCGACGAGGGTGGTGGGCAGGGCCAGCCCGGGGTCACCGGGCGGCGGCCCCGAGGCGGACTTCACCACCACGTCCCGGTGCTCCTCGGTGAACTCCCGCGCCAGCCGGGGTGACGTGGTGAAGACCGTCGGCGGTACGGCGAAACCGCTGAGGTGCGCGACCCTCAACTGCCAGGGCTTGAGCCGGGCCTGGTCGGCGTTGCGCGGATGGTTCATCCACCGGGCTGCGGCGGAGTGGAGCATCCCGTACAGCGCCTGCCGGGTCTCGGCGGTCAGCCACGGGGAGGGATACGCGGCGTGCGCGGCCGGTTCGCCGGGCCTGCGCACCCATATGGAGCGCAGGCCTCCCATGCTGAGCACATGTCCGTTGACCGACAGGTGCCCGTCGAAGTCACCATGGGCGTAGTCGACGGACAGCACGGCCTTGCCCGGCAGGTCGGCGGGGTCCAGCCGCATCACGGGAGTCCCTGTCCCGTGCAGCCTGGCCACCACCATGTCGGCGGTCACGTCCTCTTCGGACGTCAGGATCAGTACGGTCATTCGCGTACGGATCGTCAGTCGTCGAAGTGGGTCGCGGATCCGGCGGTGGACGTCGTCGTGCCGACCGCGAGCAGCAGGTCCGGGTCACTGACGGCGGGGCGGCCGTCGGGCAGCACGTTCAGCTGGCGGGCCGGGTCGAAGTGATACGGCGTCACCGCGTGCGCAAGCCCCCTGGGAAAGGCGTAGTTGAGGGTGAACGGTCGCACTCGAAACCTCCACGGACGTTGTCTGCATTACCGTCCTTTACGCGCTTCTTGCGTAAGGAATTCATCACTTTCAGCCACATCGGGGTGAAGGTCGTCACATCAACTGCACGAGTCGCATGCACCTCCCCCATGAGTCATCCATCGGATGAGCCGTCACATCTGTCACACGAGCCACACGAGGTGACCACACCTCACGCTCGGCCCCCTCCCGTACGCACGCGACTCCTTGACGCTGAACCGTTTCATTGCTTCTCTCAGAAAGCAGTTCTTCATGGGAGCGCTCCCAACCCCCACACGTGAAAGGGGCCCCTGTGCAGACCACCACCCCCCACCCCCTCATCCTGCGCCGACCCAGACGCGCCCTTTCCGCCCTCGTCACCGCCGCGCTCGTCGCCTGCCTGCTGTCGCTGTCCTGGGCGGGCGGCTCTCCGGCGCGAGCAGCGGCCGGTGACGGCTCGGTCTTTGACCCCAACATCGTCTACGTGGGGCGCTGGGACACCAGTTCGGGCACCGCCGCCGTGCCCCAGTGGTCGGGCGCGTACCTCCAGACGGCTTTCACCGGCACCACGGTGAAGGTCAGGGCGAGGGACGCGGTCAACTTCTACGCGAGCGTCGACGGCGGACCCGACGTCTTCCACGCGGGCGTCCGCGGGACGGTGAACCTCACTCCCCAGCCCCTGTCCTCCAGCACCCACACCCTGCGGATCTCCTACCGCTCCGGCGACACCGTCTTCCAGGGCCTGGTGCTGGACTCCGGCGCCCGCACGGTAAGTCCGGCCATGCCGTCCGGGCTGGTCGAGTTCGTCGGGGACTCCATCACCGCCGGCGCCCTCACC contains the following coding sequences:
- a CDS encoding thiamine pyrophosphate-dependent enzyme translates to MVLGRRFDEQATALARQGRLAVHPSSLGQEACQVGAALALRATDWLFPTYRDCVALVSRGIDPVEALTLLRGDAHCGYDPLRHRTAPQCTPLATHAAHATGLAHAERLKGGDTVALALVGDGATSEGDFHEALNLAGVLRAPVVFLVQNNRYAISVPLSAQCAAPGLAYKGVGYGVRAEQVDGNDAAAVLAVLSTAIEDARAGGGPWLVEAHTYRMGPHTSADDPSRYRPAEEAEHWRRRDPITRLESALRERGVLTPEAAEAATAEAEAYAADLRARFAEDPELTPLALFDHVFASPPPHLTDQRAALRAELEGR
- a CDS encoding MvdC/MvdD family ATP grasp protein; the protein is MTVLILTSEEDVTADMVVARLHGTGTPVMRLDPADLPGKAVLSVDYAHGDFDGHLSVNGHVLSMGGLRSIWVRRPGEPAAHAAYPSPWLTAETRQALYGMLHSAAARWMNHPRNADQARLKPWQLRVAHLSGFAVPPTVFTTSPRLAREFTEEHRDVVVKSASGPPPGDPGLALPTTLVGPDADFSAVAAGPALLQRYVPKRADIRLTSVGTRLFAARKTAEPGQVDGRYGDTGHAWEPVPVPERIGKSVHDYVTLAGLAYAAFDFAEDEHGIWWFLECNQGGQFGFVELATGQPISEEVALWLAQRRADRRSPESRR
- the tgmA gene encoding putative ATP-grasp-modified RiPP, with amino-acid sequence MRPFTLNYAFPRGLAHAVTPYHFDPARQLNVLPDGRPAVSDPDLLLAVGTTTSTAGSATHFDD